Below is a genomic region from Altererythrobacter sp. Root672.
AGGAGAGCGCCATGATCGAGACCACGATCGAAGACCGGCAACGCGAACTGCGCAGCCTGCTCGACAACATCGCCGCCCATCCCGAGAGGGCATGGGCGGAAGAGCGGCAACGGATCGCAGTACTGCAGCGTTTGTTGGCGGCCGAGGAGGCGTCGGCTCAGGCCAGCTGACGTTGGGCTAGGCGTCGACGGGCGGGTCGACCAGACCCAATGCGCGGGCCGTGCCGTAGCTGTCGAACAGCTCGAAGAAGTTGGTCGCAAACCCATCTTGCACGGTCCAGATGTCGACTTTCGGGCCTTCGACCACACGCAAGGTCTTGAGGTTCCGCCACGCGGCGTGACCGATCCATACATATGTGTCGCCGCGGACCACGAAGCGATGGGTGCTGGCGGAGAGCATTTCCCACTGCTCGGCTATCGCGGCGAAATAGGCGATCGCCGCGGCCTTGCCGACGAAGGGGCCGCGCATCTCGGCGTCGAGTACCGACGCCTCCAGAATCGAATGAAGTTCGATGTTGTCGGCATAGAGGGCATAGAACCGGTCCGGGCGGCGGCCCAGGCTTTCGTGCCACGCGGCGTAGGCGGCAGCCAGGCGCGCCTCGAAAT
It encodes:
- a CDS encoding nuclear transport factor 2 family protein, whose product is MDDFEARLAAAYAAWHESLGRRPDRFYALYADNIELHSILEASVLDAEMRGPFVGKAAAIAYFAAIAEQWEMLSASTHRFVVRGDTYVWIGHAAWRNLKTLRVVEGPKVDIWTVQDGFATNFFELFDSYGTARALGLVDPPVDA